A single genomic interval of Gossypium raimondii isolate GPD5lz chromosome 11, ASM2569854v1, whole genome shotgun sequence harbors:
- the LOC105803265 gene encoding 15.7 kDa heat shock protein, peroxisomal — protein sequence MADGILGHPFRRLFWSPPIFREWSGSPALMDWLESPTAHIFKFNVPGYNKEDIKVQIQDGNIMHLKGEGIKEESHTKETVWHVTERGTGKAEFSREIELPENVKIEQIKAQVENGVLTIVAPKDSTPKPSKVRSVNITSKL from the exons ATGGCAGATGGTATATTGGGTCACCCATTCAGGCGCCTCTTTTGGAGCCCTCCAATCTTCCGTGAATGGTCTGGATCCCCCGCTCTCATGGATTGGCTCGAATCCCCCACTGCCCACATCTTCAAGTTCAACGTCCCAG GATACAATAAGGAGGATATAAAAGTGCAGATACAAGATGGGAATATTATGCATCTAAAAGGAGAGGGTATTAAAGAGGAGAGTCACACGAAAGAAACTGTTTGGCATGTTACGGAGAGAGGGACAGGGAAAGCTGAATTTTCTCGGGAAATTGAATTGCCAGAAAATGTGAAGATTGAGCAGATTAAGGCCCAAGTGGAAAACGGTGTGCTCACAATTGTTGCTCCAAAAGATTCAACTCCAAAGCCTTCTAAAGTGCGAAGTGTTAACATCACTAGCAAACTCTGA
- the LOC105803262 gene encoding pentatricopeptide repeat-containing protein At5g48910 — MNPTTIAATAGSPTHPSSLFPQITRCKTMRELHQVHALFLKTGQIHDPLAAAEILKFCSLSAHRDIGYARKVFRQMSEPNCFSWNTVIRALTESDENDETNEPLEALLLFTEMLTDGTVLPNRFTFPSVFKACARTGKLLEGEQVHGLAVKFGFEKDEFVASNLVRMYVMCGAMEKAQFLLNKMMVEFENDGKLVNDKRRIEGNIVLWNVMIDGYIRIGDLTAARELFDKMSQRSVISWNVMISGYAQNGYFMEAIEMFRLMQMGKVRPNYVTLVSVLSAISRIGALELGKWVHLYAERNDIVIDDVLGSALIDMYAKCGSIEKAVQVFNRISKPNTITWSAIIGGLAIHGRAKDALDYFSRMEREGVTPSGVVYIGILTACSHAGLVEEGRLFFNHIVNEVDFEPRLEHYGCMVDLLGRAGLLKEAEEFILNMPIKPDDVTWKALLGACKMHGNIEMGDRVAQILMNMAPRDSGAYVALSNIYAASRDWESVARVRLKMNEMNVRKDPGCSWIELDGIVHQFLVEDDSHPRAKEIHSMLLEIAEQMRLVGYKPDTSQVLLNIDDEEEKESTLYYHSERIAIAFGLISTNPGTPLGIVKNLRVCDDCHSWIKLISKIYKREIIVRDRRRFHHFENGLCSCKDYW; from the coding sequence ATGAACCCAACAACAATCGCCGCCACCGCTGGATCACCTACCCACCCTTCATCGCTCTTCCCACAAATCACAAGATGCAAAACCATGAGAGAACTTCACCAAGTCCACGCCCTCTTCCTCAAAACAGGCCAAATCCACGACCCTTTAGCCGCAGCCGAAATTCTCAAATTCTGCTCCCTTTCCGCTCACCGTGACATCGGCTACGCCCGCAAGGTTTTCCGCCAAATGAGCGAACCTAACTGTTTTTCTTGGAACACAGTCATCCGAGCTCTAACGGAATCTGATGAAAACGATGAAACGAATGAACCGCTAGAAGCATTGCTTTTATTCACTGAAATGCTCACCGACGGGACCGTTTTGCCTAACAGATTTACTTTTCCTTCGGTTTTTAAGGCCTGTGCTAGAACTGGGAAGCTTCTAGAAGGGGAACAGGTTCATGGTTTAGCTGTGAAATTTGGGTTTGAAAAAGATGAGTTTGTTGCGAGCAATCTTGTAAGAATGTATGTTATGTGTGGAGCCATGGAGAAAGCTCAGTTTCTGCTTAACAAAATGAtggttgaatttgaaaatgatggCAAATTAGTAAATGATAAGAGGAGAATAGAGGGTAATATTGTTTTATGGAATGTGATGATCGATGGGTATATCAGAATTGGGGATTTAACGGCTGCTAGGgaattgtttgataaaatgtCTCAAAGAAGTGTAATTTCATGGAATGTGATGATTTCCGGATACGCCCAAAATGGATATTTTATGGAAGCAATTGAGATGTTTCGTTTGATGCAAATGGGGAAAGTGAGGCCTAATTACGTGACTTTGGTGAGCGTTCTTTCTGCAATTTCAAGAATTGGGGCACTTGAGTTGGGGAAATGGGTGCATTTGTATGCTGAGAGGAATGACATTGTGATCGATGATGTGCTTGGCTCTGCATTGATTGATATGTATGCTAAGTGCGGGAGCATTGAGAAAGCAGTTCAGGTCTTTAACAGGATAAGTAAACCGAATACAATTACATGGAGTGCGATAATCGGGGGTCTCGCAATCCATGGTAGAGCGAAGGATGCTCTTGATTATTTTTCAAGGATGGAACGTGAGGGGGTAACTCCTAGTGGTGTTGTCTACATAGGTATCTTGACTGCTTGTAGCCATGCAGGGTTAGTAGAAGAGGGGcgtttatttttcaatcatattgTCAATGAGGTTGACTTTGAACCTAGGCTTGAACATTATGGATGTATGGTTGATCTATTAGGCCGTGCTGGGCTACTTAAAGAAGCTGAAGAGTTTATATTGAACATGCCAATAAAACCCGATGATGTGACATGGAAGGCCTTGTTAGGTGCCTGTAAGATGCATGGGAATATAGAGATGGGAGACCGTGTTGCACAGATTTTGATGAATATGGCTCCTCGTGATAGCGGAGCTTACGTGGCATTGTCAAATATATATGCTGCTTCTAGAGATTGGGAATCAGTTGCAAGGGTGAGGTTAAAAATGAATGAGATGAATGTAAGGAAAGACCCTGGATGCAGTTGGATTGAGCTAGATGGAATTGTTCATCAGTTTCTTGTGGAAGATGATTCCCACCCCAGAGCTAAAGAGATTCATTCAATGCTACTCGAAATTGCCGAGCAAATGAGGTTGGTAGGATATAAGCCTGATACCTCGCAAGTTTTGCTCAACATCGACgatgaggaagaaaaagaaagcacaCTATACTATCACAGTGAAAGGATTGCCATTGCATTTGGCTTAATCAGCACAAACCCTGGAACACCGCTTGGGATAGTGAAGAACCTCCGTGTATGCGATGATTGTCACTCTTGGATAAAACTAATCTCGAAGATCTACAAACGCGAAATAATTGTTAGGGATCGAAGGCGTTTTCACCATTTTGAGAATGGTTTATGTTCTTGCAAGGACTACTGGTGA
- the LOC105803263 gene encoding transcription factor PIF1 isoform X1 yields MNHCVPDFKMEDDYAIFLSPSSLTRVEKPPSRPEDEIMELLWQNGQVVMQSQNQRSMKKLPSFKLLDADHSAPREIRSSSPSHKHRRHHHQEQQQLLTDHLFMQEDEMASWLHYPISDANFDHDFCTDLLYPPSSSPTAAVAPCMSSTVATSTPPILKRVSQVSVSASAKESVPRPPVPPARRNELEPARIHNFSHFSRHITARTEQSELSNSKNVMGESTVVDSSNTPAAAPESRAAQVMPSNTEAASGGNNNNNNNANANMSAAGVPYLQSADVRLGANKDSLATCEVTVTSSPGGSSASAEPTAQKAASAEDRKRKGRELDEAECHSENAEFESADTKKQTRGSTSAKRSRAAEVHNLSERRRRDRINEKMRALQELIPRCNKSDKASMLDDAIDYLKSLQMQVQMMSMGCGMVPMFPGVQQYISPMGIGMSMGMDMGIIRPMMSFPNVVAGSALPTSAAAAHLGPRIPMPAFHMPPSVPAPDPSGFQPSNQSDPIPNPLVMQNLNQAQQYIGLHQTMQIPHPQGQAMAQPSSRRGAEKVENHPTGRSISF; encoded by the exons atgAATCACTGCGTTCCAGATTTCAAAATGGAAGACGATTATGCAATATTCCTTTCACCTTCTAGTTTAACTCGAGTTGAAAAGCCTCCTTCCAG aCCAGAGGATGAAATCATGGAGCTGTTGTGGCAAAACGGACAAGTTGTTATGCAGAGCCAAAATCAACGATCTATGAAGAAATTGCCGTCGTTCAAACTTCTCGACGCCGATCATTCGGCTCCCAGGGAGATCCGGTCATCATCACCATCTCACAAGCAtcgtcgtcatcatcatcaAGAGCAACAGCAATTGCTTACCGATCATCTCTTCATGCAAGAAGATGAAATGGCTTCGTGGCTTCACTATCCTATCAGCGACGCAAATTTCGACCACGATTTCTGCACTGATCTCCTCTATCCTCCCTCCTCCTCCCCCACCGCTGCCGTCGCACCTTGCATGAGCTCCACTGTGGCAACTTCCACTCCTCCTATACTTAAAAGAGTTTCTCAAGTTTCGGTTTCTGCTTCAGCTAAGGAATCAGTTCCTAGGCCCCCGGTACCGCCGGCTAGGAGGAATGAGTTGGAGCCGGCAAGGATCCACAACTTCTCTCACTTCTCGAGGCATATAACGGCGAGGACGGAGCAATCTGAACTCTCGAATTCGAAGAATGTAATGGGGGAATCGACGGTCGTTGATTCGAGCAATACTCCGGCGGCAGCTCCTGAATCGAGAGCCGCTCAGGTTATGCCCAGCAACACTGAGGCGGCATCTGGCgggaacaacaacaacaacaacaatgcCAACGCCAATATGAGCGCCGCTGGAGTACCCTATTTGCAATCAGCTGACGTCAGACTGGGTGCCAACAAAGACAGTTTAGCCACGTGCGAGGTCACCGTGACATCATCACCTGGAGGCTCCAGTGCTAGCGCTGAACCTACGGCTCAAAAGGCGGCCTCGGCTGAAGACCGGAAGCGTAAAGGCAGAGAACTGGACGAAGCCGAATGTCACAGCGAG AATGCTGAGTTTGAGTCGGCTGACACGAAGAAACAAACGCGTGGATCCACATCTGCAAAAAGGTCTCGTGCTGCAGAGGTCCATAACCTCTCCGAGAGG AGACGCAGGGATCGTATAAATGAAAAGATGAGGGCTTTGCAAGAACTTATACCTCGTTGCAACAAG TCAGATAAAGCTTCAATGCTGGATGATGCAATTGATTACTTGAAATCACTTCAGATGCAAGTTCAG ATGATGTCTATGGGTTGTGGCATGGTCCCAATGTTTCCAGGTGTTCAGCAGTATATATCCCCAATGGGAATTGGGATGAGTATGGGCATGGATATGGGAATAATTCGGCCAATGATGTCGTTTCCCAACGTTGTGGCTGGTTCAGCATTACCAACATCGGCAGCTGCAGCTCATTTGGGTCCAAGGATTCCTATGCCAGCCTTTCATATGCCACCATCAGTTCCAGCTCCTGACCCATCAGGATTCCAACCAAGCAATCAATCAGACCCCATCCCAAACCCGCTTGTCATGCAAAACCTAAACCAGGCCCAGCAGTATATTGGTCTTCACCAAACTATGCAAATACCCCATCCACAG GGTCAAGCAATGGCCCAGCCAAGTAGCAGAAGGGGAGCTGAGAAAGTTGAGAATCACCCAACAGGTAGGTCCATTAGTTTCTAG
- the LOC105803264 gene encoding N-terminal acetyltransferase A complex catalytic subunit NAA10, whose amino-acid sequence MVCIRKATMDDLLAMQACNLLCLPENYQMKYYFYHILSWPQLLYVAEDYNGRIVGYVLAKMEDESNECHGHITSLAVLRTHRKLGLATKLMNAAQAAMEQVFGAEYVSLHVRKSNRAAFNLYTQTLGYKIHDVEAKYYADGEDAYDMRKQLKEKTNHHHGHHHHHHHHHHHGGGCCSGDARSGEAAHTRGDSKSESKASTKSDSKTG is encoded by the exons ATGGTGTGCATACGCAAGGCGACCATGGACGACCTACTGGCTATGCAAGCTTGCAACTTGCTTTGCCTTCCCGAGAATTACCAGATGAAATACTATTTCTACCACATCCTCTCTTGGCCTCAGCTTCTTTACGTCGCCGAGGACTACAACGGCCGCATCGTCGGTTACGTCCTCGCTAAGATGGAGGACGAAAGCAACGAGTGCCACGGCCACATTACCTCTCTCGCCGTCCTCCGCACTCACCGCAAGCTTGGCCTCGCCACTAAGCTCATGAACGCCGCCCAAGCCGCCATGGAGCAG GTGTTTGGAGCAGAGTATGTGTCGCTGCATGTGAGGAAGAGTAACAGGGCAGCGTTTAATCTGTATACCCAGACGTTGGGATATAAGATTCATGATGTGGAGGCCAAGTATTATGCAGATGGGGAGGATGCATATGACATGAGGAAGCAGTTGAAAGAAAAGACGAACCATCATCATGGtcatcatcatcaccaccaccaccaccatcatcATGGTGGTGGATGTTGTTCAGGTGATGCAAGAAGTGGAGAAGCGGCTCACACACGAGGAGACTCAAAATCAGAGTCAAAAGCTAGCACAAAATCTGATTCCAAAACTGGATGA
- the LOC105803263 gene encoding transcription factor PIF1 isoform X2 — translation MNHCVPDFKMEDDYAIFLSPSSLTRVEKPPSRPEDEIMELLWQNGQVVMQSQNQRSMKKLPSFKLLDADHSAPREIRSSSPSHKHRRHHHQEQQQLLTDHLFMQEDEMASWLHYPISDANFDHDFCTDLLYPPSSSPTAAVAPCMSSTVATSTPPILKRVSQVSVSASAKESVPRPPVPPARRNELEPARIHNFSHFSRHITARTEQSELSNSKNVMGESTVVDSSNTPAAAPESRAAQVMPSNTEAASGGNNNNNNNANANMSAAGVPYLQSADVRLGANKDSLATCEVTVTSSPGGSSASAEPTAQKAASAEDRKRKGRELDEAECHSENAEFESADTKKQTRGSTSAKRSRAAEVHNLSERRRRDRINEKMRALQELIPRCNKSDKASMLDDAIDYLKSLQMQVQMMSMGCGMVPMFPGVQQYISPMGIGMSMGMDMGIIRPMMSFPNVVAGSALPTSAAAAHLGPRIPMPAFHMPPSVPAPDPSGFQPSNQSDPIPNPLVMQNLNQAQQYIGLHQTMQIPHPQGQAMAQPSSRRGAEKVENHPTG, via the exons atgAATCACTGCGTTCCAGATTTCAAAATGGAAGACGATTATGCAATATTCCTTTCACCTTCTAGTTTAACTCGAGTTGAAAAGCCTCCTTCCAG aCCAGAGGATGAAATCATGGAGCTGTTGTGGCAAAACGGACAAGTTGTTATGCAGAGCCAAAATCAACGATCTATGAAGAAATTGCCGTCGTTCAAACTTCTCGACGCCGATCATTCGGCTCCCAGGGAGATCCGGTCATCATCACCATCTCACAAGCAtcgtcgtcatcatcatcaAGAGCAACAGCAATTGCTTACCGATCATCTCTTCATGCAAGAAGATGAAATGGCTTCGTGGCTTCACTATCCTATCAGCGACGCAAATTTCGACCACGATTTCTGCACTGATCTCCTCTATCCTCCCTCCTCCTCCCCCACCGCTGCCGTCGCACCTTGCATGAGCTCCACTGTGGCAACTTCCACTCCTCCTATACTTAAAAGAGTTTCTCAAGTTTCGGTTTCTGCTTCAGCTAAGGAATCAGTTCCTAGGCCCCCGGTACCGCCGGCTAGGAGGAATGAGTTGGAGCCGGCAAGGATCCACAACTTCTCTCACTTCTCGAGGCATATAACGGCGAGGACGGAGCAATCTGAACTCTCGAATTCGAAGAATGTAATGGGGGAATCGACGGTCGTTGATTCGAGCAATACTCCGGCGGCAGCTCCTGAATCGAGAGCCGCTCAGGTTATGCCCAGCAACACTGAGGCGGCATCTGGCgggaacaacaacaacaacaacaatgcCAACGCCAATATGAGCGCCGCTGGAGTACCCTATTTGCAATCAGCTGACGTCAGACTGGGTGCCAACAAAGACAGTTTAGCCACGTGCGAGGTCACCGTGACATCATCACCTGGAGGCTCCAGTGCTAGCGCTGAACCTACGGCTCAAAAGGCGGCCTCGGCTGAAGACCGGAAGCGTAAAGGCAGAGAACTGGACGAAGCCGAATGTCACAGCGAG AATGCTGAGTTTGAGTCGGCTGACACGAAGAAACAAACGCGTGGATCCACATCTGCAAAAAGGTCTCGTGCTGCAGAGGTCCATAACCTCTCCGAGAGG AGACGCAGGGATCGTATAAATGAAAAGATGAGGGCTTTGCAAGAACTTATACCTCGTTGCAACAAG TCAGATAAAGCTTCAATGCTGGATGATGCAATTGATTACTTGAAATCACTTCAGATGCAAGTTCAG ATGATGTCTATGGGTTGTGGCATGGTCCCAATGTTTCCAGGTGTTCAGCAGTATATATCCCCAATGGGAATTGGGATGAGTATGGGCATGGATATGGGAATAATTCGGCCAATGATGTCGTTTCCCAACGTTGTGGCTGGTTCAGCATTACCAACATCGGCAGCTGCAGCTCATTTGGGTCCAAGGATTCCTATGCCAGCCTTTCATATGCCACCATCAGTTCCAGCTCCTGACCCATCAGGATTCCAACCAAGCAATCAATCAGACCCCATCCCAAACCCGCTTGTCATGCAAAACCTAAACCAGGCCCAGCAGTATATTGGTCTTCACCAAACTATGCAAATACCCCATCCACAG GGTCAAGCAATGGCCCAGCCAAGTAGCAGAAGGGGAGCTGAGAAAGTTGAGAATCACCCAACAG GTTGA